The following are encoded together in the Osmerus eperlanus chromosome 18, fOsmEpe2.1, whole genome shotgun sequence genome:
- the cimip2b gene encoding ciliary microtubule inner protein 2B — protein MEEFPPKFSKVLVTPDPQYIPGYAGYCPQLKYNLGKTYGQLTAKLLTSPEVARSRRLVLHSGRFPSTETDTGPRDEIWRTQNGERRNLERMIPGYTGFVPKSQNYFSRTYAETCREALTEFDRDQHRRARLQSAKPLLVNKTSTSGYNNLETPLTAISKEAAPYREDCWTPKGSPYFMDDSSPHKYFISGFTGYVPKSRFLIGSGYPITTNKALIQFGKEMKSDVTSVRLRGEDPGSLPSLPTVYSSKHGLLPSYTGHVPGYKFRYGQTFGQLTHNALGIRGS, from the exons ATGGAAGAATTTCCCCCTAAATTTAGCAAGGTTCTGGTGACACCTGATCCACAGTACATCCCGGG GTATGCAGGTTACTGTCCCCAGCTTAAGTACAATTTGGGGAAGACCTATGGCCAGCTGACCGCCAAGCTGCTGACGTCTCCGGAGGTTGCGCGCTCGCGGCGCCTGGTCCTCCATTCGGGCCGCTTCCCGTCCACGGAGACAGACACGGGTCCACGCGACGAGATCTGGAGGACTCAAAATGGAGAACGCAGGAACCTGGAAAGGATGATTCCGGGATACACCG GCTTTGTACCAAAAAGCCAGAACTATTTCTCACGTACGTACGCGGAGACGTGTAGAGAGGCACTGACAGAGTTCGACAGAGACCAGCATAGGAGGGCTCGTCTGCAGTCAGCCAAGCCCCTTCTTGTCAACAAAACTTCTACCTCTGGGTACAAT aatcTAGAAACCCCTTTAACAGCCATCTCGAAGGAGGCAGCCCCCTACAGGGAAGACTGCTGGACACCCAAGGGGTCACCCTACTTCATGGATGACAGCAGCCCACACAAGTACTTCATCTCCG GCTTCACAGGGTATGTGCCCAAGTCCCGCTTCCTGATTGGGTCAGGATACCCTATCACAACAAACAAGGCTCTCATCCAGTTTGGGAAGGAAATGAAGAGTGATGTCACGTCCGTGCGTTTGCGAGGGGAGGATCCCGGGAGCCTCCCGTCTCTGCCCACGGTGTACTCCTCCAAGCACGGCCTGCTGCCCTCCTACACCGGGCACGTTCCTG GGTACAAGTTCAGGTATGGGCAAACCTTTGGACAGcttacccacaatgcactgggCATCAGGGGCTCATAG
- the si:dkey-106l3.7 gene encoding uncharacterized protein si:dkey-106l3.7 isoform X3: MNLYSSFGNLLETWVSEGVFPDSAGKWPDTDSGASFTLSESEPLSKPHPRTPLRSESRDSGMEMASPVSPLPSPHYPGTDTRSPVVPLPSPHYPGTTPDTNADLAGAGGGKEVLSSSPSPPRSPDLPLSSPSPPRSPNPPLSSSSSSSLSLGLAEAQAPLGSPEHAMAMHLKLEQTLQRTDTDRKLGRQKNSPLPGDRAPRKRCDAASLSTQSSQVLRTGQRSGSLGPGRKVGPAVGRQPAWERHRRPQSLYQDRLPVQTEEEMRMGLSPGLGYLEQLCRVLEEMAKLRLQNQRLQMEMDSVRAQQVMSQITETHRHDCKVIEKNEQSPKHKTNDISRLPPCQNDDGQGDFRRRSMSDTHFLSQRRQRTLNMDTRGQCLNSDVLLEQEDDETQKTKRDTATKDKSWKLKISSLKREGFKHSFSKEKNSSQMHPSIKNWVGDLFKRSKTAPVFMDRAVPGHHS, encoded by the exons ATGaatttgtacagcagtttcGGGAACCTTCTGGAGACCTGGGTGTCAGAGGGAGTCTTCCCAGACTCGGCGGGGAAGTGGCCAGACACGGACTCCGGGGCTTCCTTCACGCTGTCGGAGAGCGAGCCGCTGTCTAAGCCTCACCCCAGAACTCCTCTCAGGTCTGAGTCCAGGGACTCTGGGATGGAGATGGCCAGCCCTGTgagccccctgccctccccacaCTACCCTGGGACGGACACACGGTCTCCTGtcgtccccctgccctccccacaCTACCCTGGAACGACCCCGGATACAAACGCAGACCTGGCGGGCgctggaggaggaaaggaggtgctctcctcctccccctcccctcccag gtCACCCgacctccccctgtcctccccctcccctcccaggtcacccaacccccccctgtcctcgtcctcctcttcctccctgtcgcTCGGTCTCGCTGAAGCGCAGGCTCCCCTGGGTTCTCCGGAACATGCCATGGCCATGCACCTCAAGCTGGAGCAGACCCTGCAGAGGACAGACACGGACAGAAAGCTGGGCAGACAGAAGAACTCGCCGTTGCCCGGAGACCGGGCGCCACGGAAACGGTGTGACGCGGCTTCCCTAAGCACACAGAGCTCCCAGGTTCTCaggacaggtcaaaggtcaggaaGTCTGGGTCCTGGGAGGAAGGTGGGGCCAGCGGTGGGGAGACAGCCGGcctgggagagacacagacgaCCCCAGTCGCTCTATCAGGACAGGTTGCCTGTTCAGACAGAG GAAGAAATGAGGATGGGTCTTAGTCCTGGCTTAGGCTACTTGGAGCAATTGTGTCGGGTGTTGGAGGAAATGGCCAAACTACGGTTGCAAAACCAAAGGCTACAGATGGAAATGGATTCTGTCCGAGCGCAACAAGTCATGAGTCAG ATCACCGAAACCCACCGACATGACTGTAAAGTAATTGAAAAGAACGAGCAGAGTCCAAAACATAAAACCAACGACATTTCCAGACTCCCCCCTTGTCAAAATGATGACGGACAAGGTGACTTTCGTCGAAGGTCAATGTCGGACACGCATTTCTTATCTCAACGGCGGCAAA GGACGCTAAATATGGACACTAGAGGGCAGTGTCTGAACAGCGACGTTTTGCTGGAACAAGAGGACGATGAAACGCAG aaaacaaagagagacacagcgaCGAAGGACAAGTCTTGGAAACTGAAGATAAGCTCGTTGAAAAGAGAAGGATTTAAACATTCATTCTCAAAAGAGAAAAACag CTCACAGATGCATCCATCCATAAAGAATTGGGTAGGCGACCTGTTTAAAAGAAGCAAAACAGCCCCGGTGTTCATGGACCGGGCTGTTCCAGGACATCACAGCTGA
- the si:dkey-106l3.7 gene encoding swi5-dependent recombination DNA repair protein 1 homolog isoform X2, whose amino-acid sequence MNLYSSFGNLLETWVSEGVFPDSAGKWPDTDSGASFTLSESEPLSKPHPRTPLRSESRDSGMEMASPVSPLPSPHYPGTDTRSPVVPLPSPHYPGTTPDTNADLAGAGGGKEVLSSSPSPPRSPDLPLSSPPRSPDLPLSSPSPPRSPNPPLSSSSSSSLSLGLAEAQAPLGSPEHAMAMHLKLEQTLQRTDTDRKLGRQKNSPLPGDRAPRKRCDAASLSTQSSQVLRTGQRSGSLGPGRKVGPAVGRQPAWERHRRPQSLYQDRLPVQTEEEMRMGLSPGLGYLEQLCRVLEEMAKLRLQNQRLQMEMDSVRAQQVMSQITETHRHDCKVIEKNEQSPKHKTNDISRLPPCQNDDGQGDFRRRSMSDTHFLSQRRQRTLNMDTRGQCLNSDVLLEQEDDETQKTKRDTATKDKSWKLKISSLKREGFKHSFSKEKNSSQMHPSIKNWVGDLFKRSKTAPVFMDRAVPGHHS is encoded by the exons ATGaatttgtacagcagtttcGGGAACCTTCTGGAGACCTGGGTGTCAGAGGGAGTCTTCCCAGACTCGGCGGGGAAGTGGCCAGACACGGACTCCGGGGCTTCCTTCACGCTGTCGGAGAGCGAGCCGCTGTCTAAGCCTCACCCCAGAACTCCTCTCAGGTCTGAGTCCAGGGACTCTGGGATGGAGATGGCCAGCCCTGTgagccccctgccctccccacaCTACCCTGGGACGGACACACGGTCTCCTGtcgtccccctgccctccccacaCTACCCTGGAACGACCCCGGATACAAACGCAGACCTGGCGGGCgctggaggaggaaaggaggtgctctcctcctccccctcccctcccag gtctcctgacctccccctgtcctcccctcccaggtCACCCgacctccccctgtcctccccctcccctcccaggtcacccaacccccccctgtcctcgtcctcctcttcctccctgtcgcTCGGTCTCGCTGAAGCGCAGGCTCCCCTGGGTTCTCCGGAACATGCCATGGCCATGCACCTCAAGCTGGAGCAGACCCTGCAGAGGACAGACACGGACAGAAAGCTGGGCAGACAGAAGAACTCGCCGTTGCCCGGAGACCGGGCGCCACGGAAACGGTGTGACGCGGCTTCCCTAAGCACACAGAGCTCCCAGGTTCTCaggacaggtcaaaggtcaggaaGTCTGGGTCCTGGGAGGAAGGTGGGGCCAGCGGTGGGGAGACAGCCGGcctgggagagacacagacgaCCCCAGTCGCTCTATCAGGACAGGTTGCCTGTTCAGACAGAG GAAGAAATGAGGATGGGTCTTAGTCCTGGCTTAGGCTACTTGGAGCAATTGTGTCGGGTGTTGGAGGAAATGGCCAAACTACGGTTGCAAAACCAAAGGCTACAGATGGAAATGGATTCTGTCCGAGCGCAACAAGTCATGAGTCAG ATCACCGAAACCCACCGACATGACTGTAAAGTAATTGAAAAGAACGAGCAGAGTCCAAAACATAAAACCAACGACATTTCCAGACTCCCCCCTTGTCAAAATGATGACGGACAAGGTGACTTTCGTCGAAGGTCAATGTCGGACACGCATTTCTTATCTCAACGGCGGCAAA GGACGCTAAATATGGACACTAGAGGGCAGTGTCTGAACAGCGACGTTTTGCTGGAACAAGAGGACGATGAAACGCAG aaaacaaagagagacacagcgaCGAAGGACAAGTCTTGGAAACTGAAGATAAGCTCGTTGAAAAGAGAAGGATTTAAACATTCATTCTCAAAAGAGAAAAACag CTCACAGATGCATCCATCCATAAAGAATTGGGTAGGCGACCTGTTTAAAAGAAGCAAAACAGCCCCGGTGTTCATGGACCGGGCTGTTCCAGGACATCACAGCTGA
- the si:dkey-106l3.7 gene encoding swi5-dependent recombination DNA repair protein 1 homolog isoform X1, which produces MNLYSSFGNLLETWVSEGVFPDSAGKWPDTDSGASFTLSESEPLSKPHPRTPLRSESRDSGMEMASPVSPLPSPHYPGTDTRSPVVPLPSPHYPGTTPDTNADLAGAGGGKEVLSSSPSPPRSPDLPLSSPPRSPDLPLSSPPRSPDLPLSSPSPPRSPNPPLSSSSSSSLSLGLAEAQAPLGSPEHAMAMHLKLEQTLQRTDTDRKLGRQKNSPLPGDRAPRKRCDAASLSTQSSQVLRTGQRSGSLGPGRKVGPAVGRQPAWERHRRPQSLYQDRLPVQTEEEMRMGLSPGLGYLEQLCRVLEEMAKLRLQNQRLQMEMDSVRAQQVMSQITETHRHDCKVIEKNEQSPKHKTNDISRLPPCQNDDGQGDFRRRSMSDTHFLSQRRQRTLNMDTRGQCLNSDVLLEQEDDETQKTKRDTATKDKSWKLKISSLKREGFKHSFSKEKNSSQMHPSIKNWVGDLFKRSKTAPVFMDRAVPGHHS; this is translated from the exons ATGaatttgtacagcagtttcGGGAACCTTCTGGAGACCTGGGTGTCAGAGGGAGTCTTCCCAGACTCGGCGGGGAAGTGGCCAGACACGGACTCCGGGGCTTCCTTCACGCTGTCGGAGAGCGAGCCGCTGTCTAAGCCTCACCCCAGAACTCCTCTCAGGTCTGAGTCCAGGGACTCTGGGATGGAGATGGCCAGCCCTGTgagccccctgccctccccacaCTACCCTGGGACGGACACACGGTCTCCTGtcgtccccctgccctccccacaCTACCCTGGAACGACCCCGGATACAAACGCAGACCTGGCGGGCgctggaggaggaaaggaggtgctctcctcctccccctcccctcccaggtctcctgacctccccctgtcctcccctcccaggtctcctgacctccccctgtcctcccctcccaggtCACCCgacctccccctgtcctccccctcccctcccaggtcacccaacccccccctgtcctcgtcctcctcttcctccctgtcgcTCGGTCTCGCTGAAGCGCAGGCTCCCCTGGGTTCTCCGGAACATGCCATGGCCATGCACCTCAAGCTGGAGCAGACCCTGCAGAGGACAGACACGGACAGAAAGCTGGGCAGACAGAAGAACTCGCCGTTGCCCGGAGACCGGGCGCCACGGAAACGGTGTGACGCGGCTTCCCTAAGCACACAGAGCTCCCAGGTTCTCaggacaggtcaaaggtcaggaaGTCTGGGTCCTGGGAGGAAGGTGGGGCCAGCGGTGGGGAGACAGCCGGcctgggagagacacagacgaCCCCAGTCGCTCTATCAGGACAGGTTGCCTGTTCAGACAGAG GAAGAAATGAGGATGGGTCTTAGTCCTGGCTTAGGCTACTTGGAGCAATTGTGTCGGGTGTTGGAGGAAATGGCCAAACTACGGTTGCAAAACCAAAGGCTACAGATGGAAATGGATTCTGTCCGAGCGCAACAAGTCATGAGTCAG ATCACCGAAACCCACCGACATGACTGTAAAGTAATTGAAAAGAACGAGCAGAGTCCAAAACATAAAACCAACGACATTTCCAGACTCCCCCCTTGTCAAAATGATGACGGACAAGGTGACTTTCGTCGAAGGTCAATGTCGGACACGCATTTCTTATCTCAACGGCGGCAAA GGACGCTAAATATGGACACTAGAGGGCAGTGTCTGAACAGCGACGTTTTGCTGGAACAAGAGGACGATGAAACGCAG aaaacaaagagagacacagcgaCGAAGGACAAGTCTTGGAAACTGAAGATAAGCTCGTTGAAAAGAGAAGGATTTAAACATTCATTCTCAAAAGAGAAAAACag CTCACAGATGCATCCATCCATAAAGAATTGGGTAGGCGACCTGTTTAAAAGAAGCAAAACAGCCCCGGTGTTCATGGACCGGGCTGTTCCAGGACATCACAGCTGA